aatacataaaaatatgaaacattttatctgtTCATGAACAAATAacctttttattcctttattttttcagacttATTTGATTCATTCATTGTTTGGTCAGACAGAGTTTGAAAGCTCTGTTGTCATTTATGACAAAAGACAGAACTTCTGTCTgcctgatatatatatatatatatacagtatatgtacagAGATAATGATATCATAAGAAACTGATGTGAGTTTGAGTGAATATTgatgttataaaaatgaaatcctgCTGCATTCAGTCTATGGATACCAACAGGAGAAGTTAGGATGTTGAACCAAATTTCTGTGAAGAAGAAATTGTTGATCTTTCCTCACAGCTCAGATAAGGACGCAACCAAACTTATGTCGCAATAATGATCTACTTGATCTCAGCTAACCAAAAAGTCACTTTAATATGAACTCTGACTAAAATAGTTTGACACTCagtaataaactttttttttagctcctagaagctgtgttttattaaaaaagtctTCTGGGACGAGGTGCACATAGCTTTTATCTTTAtaatttaccatttaaaattcgttaaaaaaacaacaacaaacaaaacaattacatCACCTGTTATGGTTTCACTCCACTGTGTTGAAGAATACCAGTCATCTCTGCTTCTACACTGACACATGTAGTTTCCACTGCTGGACTCAGAGACAATGAAAGTCCAGTCTTTACTGTCTGTCCTCTGTATTATTGACCCAGATCTCCTCCATTCACACGACCACTCAGTGGTTTCTCCTCCCTGGACCTCACATGTCAGAGTGATCGACTCACCACTGAAGACATGAGAATCGTTTGGTTgtcgagtcactaaaaccttgTTGGAAACTGTTTACATCAGATATGGgcagaaaaattaaatcacataagaaattataatttcatAGTTCTAGTTTCTAACAgtcttaaagaaaaaacttacACATTATTTCAATGTTGTTCTCATGGCTTGAATGACTGCAGAATGAGGGATTTCCTCTCTTTCCATCACACTTATAGATTCCTCCTTGTGTCACAgtgatttctctgttttcttcattatttctgATGAATTCAACAAAAGAAGTGTCTGAGGTCCTCCTGAACCATCTGTActtccatccagcagagggctcCACTGAGCAGCTCAGTGTCACACTGCCCCCTACTGGTATGGTTGTTGAACCTGCTGTCAGTTTGGCTCCAGGTTTATCTGATGTTAACATGAATTATAATTGGTTaatttttcaataattaaaaaaaaaaaatacaagacttGTAGCAGAACAAGCTACAGACtcgttaactgaaataaatgattaGATCGGACAATTACTGAAAATATGTCAAGAATGTAGAACTTCATTAATATGAATTATTCTGATAGTTATTCATAGTTTCAGCCATACAGATTAACAACCAGCCTCTGATTATTGCCAGACTTCACAAAAGTAAACCTGATATagaaacttttttcttattgaaaGTTTGAatcagtgtgtgtttgtatgtgtgtgggaGTTAAGCATTAATACTGACGACTCAACTATGGAATAAATCAGccacattttcatttacaaGTGTCGACTTACTTGATACAGACAGTTTGATGGTTTCACTCCACTGTGTTGAAGAATGCCAGTCATCTCTGCTTCTACACTGACACATGTAGTTTCCTCTGCTGGACTCAGAGACAATGAAAGTCCAGTCTTTACTGTCTGTCCAGTGTATTATTGACCCAGATCTCCTCCATTCACACGACCACTCAGTGGTTTCTCCTCCCTGGACCTCACATGTCAGAGTGATCGACTCACCACTGAAGATATGAGGCAAGTTTGGTTGTCGAGTCACAAAAACCTTGTTGGAAACTGTTTACATCAGATAagggcagaaaaataaaatcagatgagaattttttatttcatagttCTAGTTTCTAACAgtcttaaagaaaaaacttacACATTATTTCAATTTTGTTCTCATGGCTTGAATAACTGTAGAATGAAGGATTTCCTCTCTTTCCATCACACTTATAGATTCCTCCTTGTGTCACAgtgatttctctgttttcttcattatttctgATGAATTCAACAAAAGAAGAATCTGAGGTCCTCCTGAACCATCTGTActtccatccagcagagggctcCACTGAGCAGCTCAGAGTCACACTGCCCCCTACTGGTATGGTTGTTGAACCTGCAGTCAGTTTGGCTCCAGGTTTATCTgatgttataaaaacaaatattatttagttttatataaaatactGCAATTAAAAGCTAATTGTAAAGAGTGATGCTTCTTTCAGATaagtaaatatgtgaaaaattctgtcaatgcattttattgtcatCTTTTCATATTACAGATactttatagaaattaaaaaagaaaaagaaattgaaattgtttcattaaataacatgaaataGTTCATTATCTTTTCTGAAAAGATAATGTGGTTTACTCTACAATTAAGCAAATCTATATATTCACATTAAGGTAAAtaatatttcctttgttttattgctcttttttaaatttgtgggtcacttaacttaaaaaaaattaaatccagtAATTATGTATGTGTCATATTTCAGACAATattttatcaacaaaaaaatctgcttgAAATTcggaaataaaatacagttagaaaatgtatgttttttttaaggctgATATAAAACTTTGtgattctttaaaatattcaggTCTTACCTGAGAAAGTAACAGTGACAGTTTTACTGCACTTATTGTCAGATGAACCCTTCCATTGACCACAGCACTGAAATTCACCACTATGACCAGTATACAGACGATCAACTCTGAACCGTTTATCTGACTGATAGCCAACAAATTGTTGACCATTCCTTATGAACTGGTAGTACCAGTCAGTGTCTTGTCCTTCATTCATGTCACAGATAAATGTAACAAACTCTCCAACATAAAAAGTCGACCAGTTGGGCTCAACAGTCAGCACAGGATCTATGAAGAACCAACATTCAGCAAGTTTGTCTTTtgatttataacaaaaacacatcaagctaaaaattaaagaaaaatacagaataatatccgatataaaagataaactggATTCTGTTCCTGAGAggataaattactaaaatacagattaaaaGCTGAAGTTACCGAGAGTTTGTCCACAGCAGAGCAGTGTGTTCAGCACTGAAATAAAGGTTGAAAGTTCATCAgcataaatgataaattaattaaattaaatcctcACACTCAGCTGTGACTCTGTTTACCtgttaaataaatgcaactatTATAAAGATATTGagtatttatttgttctgatAAGAAtaagatgaaatgttttagtttattgttgtttttctgatgaGTTAAAACTTCATTTTATAAACTTCACATCCTGACTGAAGACAGAACATCTGCAGACGTTCTGCACGGCTACGGAAACTTCACACTCATCTCTACTGgtaaaaaagagataaaagtttttaatgaataatttaaGTCTCTTGTATCAgatcatgtttcatttttcatctttgttatataatattttcatttctccCACATTAGTTGTATGGGATATAAAGTTCTgtgctaaaatctgattttacaataaacagcttttcaaaatgtttgcacaGAAATGTTTGAGTTAGTAATTTGTCACTGAAATAACCTGTTTGAAGTTGCAGCAAACACATCAAGAACAAATGGTTATACTAAGTAAAGCTACACAAATACAATGGAAGATAAAGTAGATATTACAGCAGACAAGATGTCAAAGACGATGTTCTTCTAATCTGCATCATTCATACAGATAAAGTGATCTACTTACAGAGTGAGACCAGAACCCTGGGTGAGGTGTTCCCCATCCTGACCTCAACCTGGAACCATGTGTTGCTCTGCTTTGGTCCAATAATGTTCCTTTCATAACATGCTGCCTCTGCAACGTCTCTAGAGAAATGGAGCCGTCTGAAACAGGATCAACGTTTTATCTGAGAATGACGGGACGACgtttattttaaacactgaCATCACTGCACTGAGTTTCTGCTGTGATGTTTCCGCTCCAATGATGAGAAGTTGTGGTAAAAGAAGCAAaggactttttattttcttttattttacgAAATggttaatacaaaataaagtcattaGATAAGCTTCTTTGCTTTTTAGGAAACCatcaaataaaattcactttaaataaactgtaaacAGCATTATTGTAACACATGaatagtttaaatgtttaatccaCTACTTGGTTTGTGTTGCGTGCGAACTCTCTGGCAAACAAACCATAAAATCCCCTTTTCATCTAAACACAAGTGATGGTGAGAATGATCTCAACTATCACAGATATATAAGGTCTTAGGTGTGAATAAACAGACATGAGATCAGACAGTGTGAAATAGTTTGGAGTTTAAATAAACTTAAGAAGAAACTCTAAAAATGTACGGAGAGTGAAAAAAagtttgtgaattttatttaggggcatccGTTTGTGAGACTGAAAGGATGTAAAATCTTATTTTCAGCAGAATAATCCTCTAACAATGATATCAATCAAACCTACACCATACACTGACCTTTAATTTTTAACCTCATCCATAAGCGTAGGAACCGGGGAGAGGGGCAGGGGGGATGTCTTCCTCCCAATATTGGAGACAGTCACATTCGTTCAACCCAATAATTTCACCGCAGTTGCGAAGAATTTTGAAATCTTCCACtcaagtgcttttattttgaaggagaaCCACAGCGCCTTCAGCACAGCGCTTCCTCCCTCCTCTGAATGGCTCAGAGTGTTGGCACTGGGTCTGTTTCCCATCAGAATGATATCAGACGTTTCAGCTAATTTCTCTtcatctgagaaaaaaacatcataccTAAAATATAAGTACAAACACTTCTcatacaggtaaaaaaaaattaaagagacacataaaaaaaaaggatgtacTATATATATCCATTTTCTCTGTATCAAATGAGATTTCTCACAGTGTGTTTATCGGTTTGTTCAAGTTCTATAATCCAACAATGGAGGCTGAGAATGGACATATTTTCTCAGAGACTAGATTAAAGCaatagaaattaataaaatgtgcttaaatattttttaaggtgtgtgtgtgcgtgtgggggtgggtgtgtgtgtgtgtgtgtggaggggcaGCACCAAACTGGCCCGTTGCATCattcaaacagtttttaaacatGAAGCCTGACATTTGCAGTGAATAACGTctcaaactgtcaccatgttctGACAAAAGAATATGAGACAGATATtctgtgaaaaatataaaaataaatcaagctaATCTGCCTCCTCCCAGTGGCCCTACTGCCATATTTGTCTCTACAATAAATAAGctcaaacataattaaaatgaaaaaaatttaattaaacatcaACTGTCTCAACCTCACCAGAGCTCTGTCTTTCACTTAAATCAACAGACGACCTTCATATCAAAACAATCATTAAGGTTTCATATAAACACTAAATCGCATGTTTTCCCCTGTTTTTTCTGCGTTTTGAGTTCGTTGAGTTTCGTAATATTTCCCACTTCTTCATTTTAACTTGACCAaacaacatttcaacatttcataTCAACATAGCTAGAATTTCTCACCCAATTGACTCCAATCAGCAGGAAATGAAGAACAAATGTGATCAGATATTTCAAGTTTTGGTTGTAAagtacactgcctggccaagaAAAAactcgccaccaaaaaatggtcacactctctaatattttgttggaccgcctttagctttgattacaacccgcattcgctgtggcattgtttcaataagcttctgcagtgtcacaagatttatttccatccagtgttgctttaatctttcaccaagatcttgtattgatgatgggagagtctgcgcaaagccttctccagcacatcccaaagattctcaatggggttaaggtctggactctgtggtggccaatccatgtgtgaaaaagatgtctcatgctccctgaaccactctttcacaatgtgagcccgatgaatcctggcattgtcatcttggaatatgcccgttccatttgggaagacaaaatccattgatggaataacctggtcattcagtatattcaggtagtcagctgacctcattctttgggcacacaatgttgctgaacctagacctgaccaactgcagcaaccccagatcatagcactgccccctcaggcttgtacagtaggcactaggcatgatgggtgcatcacttcacctgcctctcttcttaccctgatgtgcccatcactctggaacagggtaaatctggactcatcagaccacatgaccctcttccattcctccagagtccaatctttatgctccctagcaaactgaagcctttttttctggttagccttactgattagaggttttcttacggctacacagctgttcaatcccaaccccttgagttcccttcgcattgtgcgtgtggaaatgcttttgcgttcacaattaaacatactcctgagttctgatgttgtttttcttcgatttgatttgaccaaatgtttaagtaatcgccgatcacgatcattcaggatttttttccgaccacatttcttcctggaagacgatggttccccaccatccttccagtttttaatgatgcgttggacagttcttaacccaattctagtagtttctgcaatctccttagatgttttctctgcttgatgcatgccaatgatttgacccttcttaaacagactaacgtcttttccacgaccacaggatgtgtcttttgccatggttgtttaagaaatgaggagttactcattgcatcagctggggttaaataacttgttgccagctgaaagataatcacctctgcagtacttatccaataggaggcttgtacctatttgcttagttaaatccaggtggcgacttttttgtggccaggcagtgtatatttACACCTTACAATCACTTATAAAGAAACTTTTCACTCCGTAGgagatgtgaataaaaaaatgtgttcatgttACACTGAACTActaacaaaagataaaacagaaatctgaaaggtaaataaacatgtcagtggttttgaattaatttttttcacaagagagagagagagaaaagtctGACTCATGAATCCAGAGATACTGGACTTGTTGCCccaattaaactaaaataactttaaattttacTAATAATTCCATTAATTATACATTCCAGGTGATTGAAGATAACCACCATCTTACCACAGAATGCttcttgtgaaaatatttgtgtgCTTTTCAGTCTCACTGGTGTATTTATATATGTTGTTTGTCACTGtggtttcttctcttttttctctctttctccagaAACAGTTTCCTAATGCgttgtttcctttctttcttcctcttttctcatCTCCCTACTTTCCTTTAAACTTTTTGCCAGtcctctctttgtttctttttctcttgtttaCCCTTTCCTGTCTCTGTGTCCactgcatttgaaataaaacccaaagcaatttctaacaaaagaagaagaacggAGGTAGAGTTTGGCCACTTTAGGTTTTTGTAAATTCTGATACATTTTTCAACTCATGTTCAATTGTATAAAATCCTTCAGTCTCACTCAATAGGAAGGTCATTTGGATAGCATCATTCTTACACAATGTAATTCAATGTGACAGCAAAATAAAGGAGCAGAGGTAAAGAGAAATGCATTACAATacaacttttaaatgaaaaatcatatattttataaatcacataaaagaaaatattaatgtaaattTGAGGCCCATTTTTAGACCTGGCTGAGAAGAACCAGTAGATTTTGCCCATCTGCAGAACCAGATGATATGTGAGTACACAGATGAACATCATCTCCAATGTGGGGAGGCCAAAGGTCACTCAGTGCCTTTTACACAATCAGCAATAGTTTGAATTAAATCCTTTGACAGACATTGATCTGATGAAGTGATTTAAGAACTGGTTCACTGAAATCTGTTTTCCTCGAAGATAGTCAGGACTCTGCCAGCAGCAATCTGGATATGAGCTGCAGCAgtgtaattgttttctttttttttaagacatgattttgaaatctgtgcagatgaaataataatagtaatctAACCTATTGAAGATAAACGCGTGTAAGAGTTTTTCCAGAGTTTTTAATCAGAGAATACTTTATTGGTTGTTTTCTAGTTCTGATGTTTGCAGTCAGACTTAGGACAAATATTTGGAGTGAGTCAACATTAGGAAAACATCAAGCAGGGCTTTCAACCTTGAAGACATCAATCCATCACCAAAGTTCAAATCTCAAAATACCAGAAAACCTGGTATACAGAATAGAAATTTGGGAGTTTTATTGCTATAAAACTCCAAAATTTTATAGCAAAAAGGTTTTCCATTTAATTATTGAGTTGAGTATAAGTCATTTTTGAgatgctgtttattttagataaCAGCTAAACAATGAGggttttaatgctttttggCTTTTCTGGACATGGGACCATCGCTAGCCACAGCTGTTCCTGACTCGTTAGCATAAACTGCTGCATCTGCTGAACGACTCCGTTTTCCTGTGAATTGAGAGATAAAAAGATTGTATATTTAAACTGGAAGGCTGTAATGTATCTGCATACACATTTCAATCGGCATCTTTTAATATGTTATTCGTTATCCTGTAACTGTTAGCGTAACACATGTGCAACTCAAATAAAAAGAGGCGACAACTAAACATTCTTAAACCATCTAACTGGGCAAAAAGGCCTTGAAAtaaatttctctctttctttaccttttgtttttttcttggcttttttcaAATGGTTAATCTCAGTAGATGCTGCGGtacagtctggaaaaaaaatacaagcccAGAGAATTGGACgtttcataaagaaaaatacatttacaaggACAGGTGTGAGAGAAACCAAAGGGATGGGGGACACTGGTCTGTTTTCTTACAAATGAACAGAAACTATTACAAAATCTGAGTGGATGGTGTAATATGGTAGTGAAGTGTACATAAGAAATATGTTCATCTTTATCAAAAAGCACATCAATGAACATTTGATTTATCCACTATGTGACTgttctgtcattttctgttgATCTCTAGTGGCTGTATTTGTTAAATAAGGCAGATTATCGTCTAAACTGTAAAATGATGTGTAATTAAATTGAGTCTAATCGCATGAGGACAGgttacagtaaaaacaaagcaagacaGCTAGAATTAACTGTACCTGTTTTCATGTCGGAGCCAACAGCGCCCTCTTGTGGATCATGTGGATCCTCTGTTgagatggttaaaaaaacacaaacaaacctgaAGGTTAAACCCCTTTCTGACTGAGTTATGTTCTGCTGCTGTAAATCAAATGTCTTACTCATCGTCccaaagtttttcatttcagtcagGGAGTACGCAGTGTCTATAGATTTATCTGCAAATGAAATATTCAAGGATTACACATCAGTTGCATATCTTTAGGCTTTCTAAGTGACCAATTGGTGACATTCTTATCTGCTTTAACAAAAGTGCTCTACTATTCCAATTGACATCAGCCACAAAGTTGGGGCCACAAGTATTGAGATTCATTAAACATTGTAGTTATACAGTTCCAGAAGTACAGTGTGGATTTCTTtagaaacagaacaaatttgagaaaaaaaaggttctaCCTCTGAATACCAGTGGAGTCATGCAACTAAATGTAAGAAGGGATTTATTGCCAGTACGGTACCTATAGCTCCTTTTTTCACATTAGCATAAACAGCGACCTCTTCTGGATCAACAGGAAGTTCTGttgaggtggaaaaaaaacaaaaacaaaaaacaacaacattagtAACAGTTCTGATCACTGCTCTGATGCTGTAAATTGAATATCTTTTCATCTTACTCATCATCCCAACATTTTTCCCTTCAATCTGGGAGTACACAGTGTTTATGGATttatctgcaaaataaatattcaaggGTTATATAACAGTTACACAACATTAGGCTTTCAGAGTGACCAATTGGCAGCATTCTTAACTACTCTGATAAAAATACTCTATATTCCTATTGATATCGCAAGATTTCATCAGCAATCATTTCTGAGTAAAGTCACACAACATGTAGCTCAGCCCAGATATGTGTAACACCTCTCAGACTGAGGCTTAAAGTAGTCTTTCATTTTTTCCAACATTCATGCAACAAGAATGGAGTGGCTAAGCCAGAGTCCTGATGTGAATCAGAAAACTGTGGAGAATCTTTGGAAGGAACTAAAGATCAGGCTGATGACAAGGGGTTATTACAATTTAAAGACTTTGAGCTCATCACCAAagacaaatctgtaaaatacCAGTTAAAACATACAAAAGGCCACAGACAGTAAGCAGGGGTTTATTGACAGCACCTGTAGCTCCTTTTTTCACCTTGCCGTAAACAGTGTTCACTTCTGGACCAACAGAAAGTCCTGTTGAGGTGGAGAAAAGACCTGAAGGTTAAAGCTGCAaaatgtaacctttttttttgttttttttttttacatacatatatgttttttacatacttgttaaaattatcattatgtcATCATAGTATAAGAGAAACAATtggtgaaaaaaagaagaaagaatcaagctcctctgtcttTTCCCAATGCGAACAACAGAAATACACCACtgagtcagaaacaaccaatcagagataggaggagggtcttagtgttgtcaatcactctcatgcTCACCCCCCCTCCTGCTTGTTCTTTGCTaagctacagctggttcaccataACATAGCCTGCAACAAATGCTAAGGCTACTTAGCATTCGCACAGATAATGGTGGACAAATGTTCCTGTTTTCCTGAAACTGCAAGTTGTTTTTTCCAcaattagcacattgagcagcattgattgacagcgttaaaaccctcctccttgctctgattggttgcttttgacTGGGAGCGGTGCAATTTTGCAAACAGCAGTACTAtcactgggaggaggtggaagagcTCTTTCCTTTCACAGATTGTGTGTGAAAGGATGTATCATGACATGGTAACggttattaaaaacatatttctgtaagAGTTATACAACAGTTCTGACTTGTGTTCTGATTCTGTAAGCTGAATATGTTTGCGTCTTACTCTTTGTTCCAAAGTTTTTCACTTCAAGCAGAGAGTACCCATTGTCTATGGATTCAcctgcaaataaaatattcaatgatTATATATCTGTTGCTTGTCATTAGCTTCCTAATTGACCAATAAGTGGCATTTTaacaactttaataaaaaatattacaccATTCCTATTGACATTACAACATTTGAGTGACTAATTGAAAGAAGTGTTGATTACTGTAAAGCGTAAATAAGGATTAGAGGTTTAATAAATTAGCATATTATTGAAAAGATCATTCATCTCAGTGACTCAAATCAGCAGGTAAAGCACATTGTATATGTATAATAATAAGATAAACACCTTTGTTTTTAAGTCTATGATGATCTGCCTCTTACAGCTACAGAAAACATGAATTACCTATAGCTTGTGTTTTCACATGTGACCAAAGAGCGCCCTCTTCTGGATCAGGAGGACTCCCTGTTGAGGTGAACAAACCCAAAGAACTGAAGGTCAAAATCCGTTCTGAATTCTGCGCTTCTgctctaaaataaatatgtttccatCTTACTCTTTGTCCCAGAGGTTTTTAATTCAGCCAGGGAGTAAACAGTGTCGGATTtatctgcaagaaaaaaaatatccacagaTTGTATACTAGTTGTTCATGATTAAACTTCCTAATTCACCAACAAGTTGCATTATAAACAATCATAACAAAAATACTCCACTGTTCCTGTTGACCTCTGAGGATCCGAGTGACAAACTGAGGGAAGGATTGTTTACTGTAAAGAATGAATAAAGACAAGAGGCTTTAATAATATAcagtta
The window above is part of the Xiphophorus couchianus chromosome 14, X_couchianus-1.0, whole genome shotgun sequence genome. Proteins encoded here:
- the LOC114157039 gene encoding B-cell receptor CD22-like isoform X4, which translates into the protein MFSGESITLTCEVQGGETTEWTYEWRRDGSFIHRTQKKNLTFSVSESNGGDYRCLGFLKDDWFSSTEWSEPISLSVLRKPKAHLTTGSTELPVGGNVILTCSLNTSSSSSFSLKYFWYRGEKSSEPVSSQDADFLSNGQMSVSEEGLYWCRGGRGEPVYYTDYSDHVNITKNLSVESSGPVGSLLLVLLVVALLGGISLITLLLLFWCSRQMKDFRHVRLNPSQISNQSFTANHGVNHSEMYTSHPEVNNPSLSLSLGSSEVNRNNKSDTVYSLAELKTSGTKRSPPDPEEGALWSHVKTQAIGESIDNGYSLLEVKNFGTKRLSVGPEVNTVYGKVKKGATDKSINTVYSQIEGKNVGMMSKMKRYSIYSIRAVIRTVTNVVVFCFCFFSTSTELPVDPEEVAVYANVKKGAIDKSIDTAYSLTEMKNFGTMKDPHDPQEGAVGSDMKTDCTAASTEINHLKKAKKKTKGKRSRSADAAVYANESGTAVASDGPMSRKAKKH